From a region of the Chitinophaga caseinilytica genome:
- a CDS encoding SusC/RagA family TonB-linked outer membrane protein, which yields MTLLRLCCCFLLLLTALPGFSQAGDPPVTGMVRDSASREPMIGVSVSVKGTSRGTVTDGSGRFKLQAAATETLVFRMMNYALKEITVGNRHEINVDLAETSSQLGEVLIVGYTEQSTRKNTAAISKLDVAELKNNPNPNPVQSMQGKIAGVSIPITQGQPGIGATNIIIRGGTKPNVYGAGLGNNNGASIGSSDGSNPLIVVDGVFRSTMNDINPEDIESFQVMKDAASTAIYGARGANGVIVIKTKRGKMNTRGSITLSHRSTWETQARDYDYLSAEEYLRLARVTVANTSDAIDKNNLLYNGGFSAGTRPFTKRGDYGKSMYLTALYDNIVQVEGQAYVDNLLQRGWRVMDDPINPGTKLLYADNQYQQQLWGTGLSNTDNVTLTGGTDKADYNFSMGYTDQKGILVGTRYKRYNALGNFGYQASDRLRLDFMVNYQFTKPNYVDAYQNDLVRAIRITPLIRTFKDDGKPTTGENWTVRNRFHTLEYDDIRTSTERVVSRVAADLTIVKGLHWKPSLSYVIDDYKELTMRRATPPDEIQPSMRRWKDDYTNNSRQLMLDQVLQYDTDFNKDHRLTVLAGMNFTRNTNHSKDMGSQRAITDYIYTIDEPPLTTVNGNATTNVADFRTALGESRSASLFGQFSYDYKAKYMLGGTLRYDGFSNFAPENKYALFPSISAGWNIDRENFWSSNTVSALKLRASWGMAGLSGLSIVDTYGEYTGVAYATYAGVVRSGLANPRLRWESTVTTDIALEAGLFKNRINLSVDVYDKLTKDRLTSKPLPSESPFTSIAYNNGALRNRGIEIAIGANIIKNKDFSWNTNFSFAFNRTTIAELPDNGRAKNRQGGDMVFDKTTGQLVEAGGLAEGERPYGVYAFNVLGVFATDAEAAAWNSKIKDNLASPQGIIVGKRGGDFIFEDVNNDGIIDMKDQVFIGYRNPDKIGGIQNTFSYKGVSLRVNADYAMGHMISNGALARSMGQGRAFNEGAPSEALAENVWKNQGDAGRKYARFSFADYDFGQRNYLRNGSLGNNSSYNSDVSVMFQKGDFLALREITLSYDLPSTWVKKFRSTGLNVYASVYNVAYLTAYKGLNPEVYSGFDPGGYPRPRQYSLGANLKF from the coding sequence ATGACATTGCTAAGATTATGTTGCTGCTTCCTGCTGCTGCTGACCGCATTGCCGGGGTTCAGCCAGGCCGGCGACCCGCCGGTGACGGGCATGGTGCGCGACTCCGCATCGCGCGAGCCCATGATCGGCGTGAGCGTGTCCGTCAAAGGCACGTCGCGGGGCACCGTTACAGACGGGAGCGGCCGCTTCAAACTACAGGCCGCCGCCACGGAAACGCTCGTGTTCAGAATGATGAACTATGCCTTGAAAGAAATTACAGTGGGCAATCGCCACGAGATCAACGTCGACCTCGCTGAAACATCCTCCCAACTTGGCGAAGTACTCATCGTCGGCTACACCGAGCAATCGACCCGCAAAAACACCGCCGCCATTTCCAAACTGGACGTAGCGGAACTGAAGAACAATCCCAACCCCAACCCGGTACAATCCATGCAAGGAAAAATCGCCGGTGTGTCGATCCCCATCACGCAGGGCCAACCAGGCATCGGGGCCACCAACATCATCATCCGCGGCGGCACCAAACCCAACGTATACGGCGCTGGGCTGGGCAATAACAACGGCGCGTCTATCGGCTCGTCTGACGGCAGCAACCCGCTCATCGTAGTGGACGGTGTTTTCCGCTCCACGATGAACGACATCAACCCGGAAGACATCGAATCTTTCCAGGTGATGAAAGACGCGGCTTCCACCGCCATCTACGGCGCGCGCGGCGCCAACGGCGTTATCGTCATCAAAACGAAAAGAGGGAAGATGAACACGCGGGGCAGCATTACGCTGTCGCACCGCAGCACCTGGGAAACGCAGGCGCGGGATTACGATTACCTTTCCGCCGAAGAATATCTCCGGCTCGCCCGTGTAACGGTGGCCAATACCTCCGACGCCATCGACAAGAACAACCTCTTATATAATGGCGGGTTCTCGGCCGGCACGCGCCCGTTCACCAAACGCGGCGATTACGGCAAAAGCATGTACCTCACGGCGCTGTACGACAATATCGTGCAGGTGGAAGGACAGGCGTACGTAGACAACCTGCTGCAGCGCGGCTGGCGCGTGATGGACGATCCCATCAATCCCGGCACCAAACTGCTGTATGCCGATAACCAATACCAGCAACAACTCTGGGGCACGGGGCTATCCAATACCGACAACGTGACGCTGACCGGCGGCACCGATAAAGCCGATTACAACTTCTCGATGGGGTATACCGATCAGAAAGGCATCCTCGTGGGCACGCGCTACAAGCGTTACAACGCGCTGGGCAATTTCGGGTACCAGGCGTCGGACAGGCTCCGGCTGGATTTCATGGTCAACTACCAGTTTACCAAACCGAATTATGTGGATGCGTACCAGAACGACCTGGTCCGCGCGATCCGCATCACACCGCTGATCCGCACGTTCAAAGACGATGGAAAGCCCACCACCGGTGAGAACTGGACGGTCCGCAACCGTTTCCACACGCTGGAATACGACGATATCCGTACGTCTACGGAACGCGTGGTATCTCGCGTGGCGGCCGATCTGACCATTGTCAAAGGCCTGCATTGGAAACCTTCGCTTTCTTACGTGATCGACGATTACAAGGAACTGACGATGCGCAGGGCCACACCGCCGGACGAGATCCAGCCATCCATGCGCCGCTGGAAAGACGATTACACCAACAACTCCCGGCAACTGATGCTCGACCAGGTGTTGCAGTACGATACGGATTTTAATAAAGATCACCGGCTGACGGTGCTCGCGGGCATGAACTTCACCCGCAATACCAACCACTCCAAGGATATGGGCTCGCAAAGGGCCATCACGGATTACATTTACACGATCGACGAACCGCCGTTGACGACGGTGAACGGCAACGCCACCACCAACGTGGCGGATTTCCGGACGGCATTGGGAGAATCGCGCTCCGCGAGCCTTTTCGGTCAGTTCAGTTACGATTACAAAGCGAAATACATGCTGGGCGGCACGTTGCGGTACGACGGTTTCTCGAACTTCGCGCCGGAAAACAAGTACGCGCTGTTCCCTTCCATTTCCGCCGGCTGGAACATCGACCGGGAGAACTTCTGGAGCAGCAATACCGTGAGCGCCCTGAAACTGCGCGCCAGCTGGGGCATGGCCGGGCTGAGCGGACTGAGCATCGTGGACACCTACGGTGAATATACCGGTGTGGCATACGCTACTTATGCAGGCGTAGTGCGATCCGGGTTGGCCAATCCGCGGCTGCGTTGGGAGTCTACCGTTACGACAGACATTGCGCTGGAAGCGGGTTTGTTCAAGAACAGGATCAATCTTTCCGTAGACGTGTATGACAAGCTGACGAAAGACCGCCTCACCTCCAAGCCCCTCCCGTCGGAATCGCCCTTCACCTCCATCGCCTACAACAACGGCGCCCTCCGCAACAGGGGCATCGAAATCGCAATCGGCGCCAATATCATCAAAAACAAGGATTTCAGCTGGAACACGAACTTCTCCTTCGCGTTCAACCGCACCACCATCGCCGAATTGCCGGACAATGGCCGCGCGAAGAACCGCCAGGGCGGCGATATGGTGTTCGACAAAACCACGGGCCAGCTCGTAGAAGCGGGTGGACTGGCGGAAGGCGAGCGGCCTTACGGCGTGTATGCCTTCAACGTGCTCGGCGTTTTCGCGACAGACGCGGAAGCGGCGGCCTGGAACTCGAAGATCAAGGACAACCTGGCGTCGCCGCAGGGCATCATCGTCGGGAAGCGCGGCGGGGATTTCATTTTCGAGGATGTGAACAACGACGGCATCATCGACATGAAAGACCAGGTGTTCATCGGCTACCGCAATCCCGACAAGATCGGCGGGATACAAAACACGTTTTCCTATAAAGGCGTTTCGCTCCGCGTGAATGCGGACTATGCCATGGGGCATATGATCAGCAACGGCGCGCTGGCCCGCTCGATGGGGCAGGGCAGGGCGTTCAACGAAGGCGCGCCTTCCGAAGCGCTCGCAGAAAACGTCTGGAAGAACCAGGGCGATGCGGGCCGCAAATATGCGCGCTTCTCTTTCGCCGACTACGATTTCGGGCAACGCAACTACCTCCGCAACGGGAGCCTCGGCAACAACAGCAGCTACAATTCCGATGTGTCTGTCATGTTCCAGAAGGGCGACTTCCTGGCGCTGCGGGAAATCACGCTGTCGTACGATCTCCCTTCCACCTGGGTGAAAAAGTTCCGCTCCACCGGCCTTAATGTGTATGCCTCCGTGTACAACGTGGCCTACCTGACGGCTTACAAAGGGCTCAATCCCGAGGTGTACAGCGGCTTCGATCCGGGCGGTTATCCGCGCCCGCGCCAGTATTCGCTGGGTGCCAACCTGAAGTTTTGA
- a CDS encoding TonB family protein gives MTVSFVIGPNGKVSNAKVMGEPRGYGLDEEALRVINAMPDWLPGRQNGQNVAVQFRMPLRFGI, from the coding sequence ATGACCGTATCGTTCGTGATCGGCCCCAATGGAAAGGTCAGCAATGCGAAAGTGATGGGCGAGCCGAGAGGTTACGGGCTCGATGAAGAAGCCCTGCGTGTCATCAACGCCATGCCCGACTGGCTGCCCGGCCGTCAGAACGGACAGAACGTGGCCGTCCAGTTCCGGATGCCGTTGCGTTTCGGGATTTAA
- a CDS encoding RagB/SusD family nutrient uptake outer membrane protein — MKKWTIRIWSAVTAAFLLSGCDAILEVKPQSSITDEVYFRDEGDFEPNVIGIYTVVRSLANNITYGTERSEELISALNSRFTVAWSHTLSPTSGAVNYAEWYRGIGHCNLLLQKIQPFPFNSDPDLKKTIQAEAYAQRAWFYYHLLRVIGDAPIMLEAVVDENVPQLPRSPAADVMTQVLADVEASLELYRSSSKFSKTAYPSRYRFSYGSVLALKADALLWKAKVLGGGNAALQLAVETISEIETTGVRLNADFADVAGKRAADNPEVLMAAYYHRDETPGGNYAKNALPFEEGIKGALNKDSLPWTATSVNGQGAYQISPASRALFTNANDVRIRDTWVVEMQATGPKVAWINKLPGTRYLDDRVSDNDVVLWRLADIFLLKAEAYAALNDGANAKLYLDKVRARTATGVYSGATDKLSLEKEILNERGRELFFENKRWFDLVRFHKGGTLDIYQYVPNLAGKTTPLFWPLNSTVLANNPNIKQTEGYQP; from the coding sequence ATGAAAAAATGGACGATACGAATCTGGTCTGCCGTCACGGCCGCGTTCCTCCTTTCCGGTTGCGATGCCATCCTGGAAGTGAAGCCGCAATCCAGTATCACGGATGAAGTGTATTTCCGCGATGAGGGCGATTTCGAACCGAATGTGATCGGTATTTACACCGTGGTCCGCAGTCTGGCCAACAACATCACCTACGGCACGGAACGGAGCGAGGAACTGATTTCCGCGCTGAACTCGCGGTTTACCGTGGCCTGGTCGCATACTTTGTCGCCCACGTCGGGCGCGGTGAACTACGCCGAATGGTACCGTGGCATCGGGCATTGCAACCTGCTGCTGCAGAAAATACAGCCCTTTCCTTTCAATTCCGATCCCGATCTGAAAAAGACCATCCAGGCCGAAGCCTACGCGCAGCGCGCCTGGTTCTATTATCACCTCCTGCGCGTGATCGGCGATGCGCCCATCATGCTGGAAGCGGTGGTAGATGAAAATGTGCCCCAGTTGCCGCGTTCACCGGCAGCAGATGTGATGACGCAGGTATTGGCCGATGTGGAAGCTTCGCTGGAACTGTACCGGTCATCCTCCAAATTCTCCAAAACCGCCTATCCTTCCCGCTATCGCTTCTCCTACGGATCGGTGCTGGCGCTGAAAGCAGACGCCCTGTTATGGAAAGCCAAAGTGCTCGGCGGCGGGAATGCGGCATTGCAACTGGCCGTGGAAACCATCAGCGAGATCGAAACCACCGGCGTTCGCCTCAACGCCGATTTCGCGGACGTAGCCGGCAAACGCGCCGCCGATAACCCGGAAGTGCTCATGGCCGCTTATTACCACCGCGACGAAACGCCCGGCGGCAATTACGCCAAAAATGCGCTACCGTTCGAAGAAGGCATCAAAGGCGCGCTCAACAAGGATTCCCTTCCTTGGACGGCCACTTCCGTCAACGGCCAGGGCGCCTATCAGATCAGCCCGGCTTCCCGCGCGTTGTTCACCAACGCCAACGACGTCCGCATCCGCGACACCTGGGTGGTGGAAATGCAGGCTACCGGCCCGAAAGTAGCCTGGATCAACAAGCTCCCCGGCACCAGGTACCTCGATGATCGCGTGTCTGACAACGACGTGGTGCTCTGGCGACTGGCCGATATTTTCCTCCTGAAAGCCGAAGCGTACGCCGCGCTGAACGATGGCGCCAACGCCAAACTGTACCTCGACAAAGTGCGCGCCCGTACCGCAACCGGTGTATATTCCGGCGCTACGGACAAGCTGAGCCTCGAAAAGGAAATCCTCAACGAGCGCGGCCGCGAGCTGTTCTTCGAGAACAAGCGCTGGTTCGACCTCGTGCGGTTCCACAAAGGCGGTACGCTGGACATCTACCAGTATGTGCCCAACCTCGCCGGCAAGACCACGCCGCTTTTCTGGCCGCTCAACAGCACGGTGCTCGCCAACAATCCCAACATCAAACAAACGGAAGGATATCAACCATAA
- a CDS encoding FadR/GntR family transcriptional regulator, which produces MLNGIKPIAAKSMAERVEVSLREYFAKENFKPGDPLPTELELAAALGVSRNVVREALSRFKMLGIIETKKKTGMVISNPDIMGTFEKVLTPEIIDESTLQDLFELRLVLEMGIADLLFIHKTPQDIAELEDIVARETKGDSFRINNEIAFHGKLYQMTGNETMKRFQTLLLPVFGYVMKLENKQYVSGKITHKDLVRILKKGSVQEFKDGMASHLQPHLDRLRQSK; this is translated from the coding sequence ATGCTGAACGGTATCAAACCGATTGCCGCCAAATCCATGGCTGAGCGCGTAGAAGTGAGCCTGCGCGAGTATTTCGCCAAAGAGAACTTCAAGCCCGGAGACCCCCTTCCCACGGAACTGGAACTGGCCGCCGCCCTGGGCGTGAGCCGCAACGTGGTCCGAGAAGCGCTCAGCCGCTTCAAGATGCTGGGCATCATCGAAACGAAAAAGAAAACGGGCATGGTCATCAGCAACCCCGATATCATGGGCACCTTCGAAAAGGTATTGACGCCCGAGATCATCGACGAATCTACGCTGCAAGACCTCTTCGAGCTGCGGCTCGTTCTCGAAATGGGCATCGCCGACCTGCTGTTCATCCACAAAACCCCGCAAGACATCGCCGAACTGGAAGACATCGTTGCCCGCGAAACCAAGGGCGACAGCTTCCGGATCAACAACGAAATCGCCTTCCACGGCAAGTTGTACCAGATGACCGGCAACGAAACGATGAAACGCTTCCAGACCTTGCTGCTCCCCGTTTTCGGATATGTGATGAAACTGGAGAACAAGCAATACGTGTCCGGAAAGATCACGCACAAAGACCTGGTGCGCATCCTCAAAAAAGGAAGTGTCCAGGAGTTTAAAGACGGCATGGCTTCGCACCTGCAGCCACATCTCGACCGGCTCCGCCAATCGAAATAA